In a single window of the Thunnus maccoyii chromosome 7, fThuMac1.1, whole genome shotgun sequence genome:
- the LOC121901032 gene encoding sentrin-specific protease 5-like has protein sequence MVHSDSASPMKTTLSVSPHLTASATAPPLVPPPLDTTGQDLTQTTAKLHASDITSNSDLSQPSTQTLADAEPPVLTPVKALTANSTPASGWSSSQTTTPAQGTANGRTSGRRRTPKACDCCGPNSTGHNVRTPGRGRGRGRGRGSGRDLLDTPKRKIGGQLTRIKSFDLTKEKVEEEEGENDRYEKVQMSVVVADAQSQPPVALPVNVSLLDGPIRNCVAPEKGDVQKKEDMLIEESGVAGTGVRGRGSAVRGRGGRGKMGATFASKMKAEVGVKRGVEGGVIGSRTDALTRSVLVQGHEENKDSEMEHEEQAHSISVKSPFGNGDTINLSETEPEGEDSMNVTKPENGILSISGQSGSASSPGTPQDLDSEMQVDQTPDRTDPASLPVTLSNGNATTPTDHDHRSTPTEMETVSSPNQGPISVCSMQHRWALRDHRLYCQPGTWEKQEAEEASGTDQSKETHGRDMDGKTLNNESLEQLTDMVHEFLESFYIKYGSFIPLSETDVLEYLKKKGNCDLSNKGLNIKGEMTRYRAGLASAPISGFMVMYNKHTLSLEDLSTLEDQNWLNDQIINMYGELIMEATQHKVHFFNSFFHKQLVAKGYEGVKRWTKKVDLFSKWLLLIPIHLEIHWSLVTVTMATKTINYYDSQGIVFRHTTDNIMKYLQSEAREKKQTAFQKGWKITIIKGIPQQKNDSDCGVFVLEYCRRLSVKQPLQFSQEDMPRIRKRLYKELCDCRLND, from the exons ATGGTTCACAGCGACTCTGCTTCCccaatgaaaacaacactatCAGTATCACCCCATTTAACTGCTTCTGCTACAGCACCTCCTCTTGTGCCTCCCCCTTTAGATACTACTGGTCAGGATCTAACCCAGACCACAGCGAAACTCCACGCTTCAGACATTACCTCCAACTCAGACTTGAGCCAGCCCTCTACACAGACTCTTGCTGATGCCGAGCCCCCTGTTTTAACCCCAGTAAAAGCACTAACAGCTAACTCAACCCCCGCATCAGGCTGGTCCTCTTCACAGACAACAACCCCTGCACAGGGCACAGCCAATGGCCGTACATCAGGCAGAAGGAGGACTCCTAAGGCTTGTGACTGCTGCGGCCCCAACAGTACAGGACACAATGTCAGAACCCCGGGcagagggaggggaagggggagagggaggggctCTGGTAGGGACCTCTTGGACACCCCTAAAAGGAAAATTGGGGGCCAGCTGACGCGTATCAAGAGCTTTGACTTGACCAAGGAGAaagtagaggaggaagagggtgaAAATGACAGATATGAGAAGGTGCAAATGTCTGTAGTAGTGGCTGATGCTCAGTCACAACCCCCTGTTGCTCTGCCTGTCAATGTCTCCCTGCTGGATGGACCAATAAGGAACTGTGTTGCTCCAGAGAAAGGGGACGTGCAGAAAAAGGAGGATATGTTGATAGAGGAGTCAGGGGTTGCTGGCACAGGAGTGAGAGGAAGAGGGTCAGCAGTTAGAGGTAGAGGAGGGAGGGGTAAGATGGGAGCTACATTTGCATCGAAAATGAAAGCAGAAGTTGGAGTGAAGAGGGGAGTTGAAGGTGGTGTTATCGGTTCTAGGACAGATGCCTTAACTCGATCAGTGTTAGTGCAGGGGCACGAGGAAAACAAAGATTCAGAGATGGAGCACGAAGAGCAGGCACACTCCATCTCGGTTAAATCTCCATTTGGAAACGGAGATACGATAAACCTGTCTGAAACAGAACCTGAAGGGGAGGACAGCATGAACGTGACTAAACCAGAAAATGGAATACTCTCCATCTCAGGGCAGTCAGGTTCTGCTTCAAGCCCAGGAACACCCCAGGACCTCGACTCTGAGATGCAGGTGGACCAGACTCCTGACAGAACAGACCCAGCGTCCTTACCAGTAACACTTTCCAACGGAAACGCCACCACACCAACAGACCATGACCACAGATCCACACCTACAGAGATGGAAACGGTCTCTTCTCCGAACCAGGGTCCTATTTCAGTGTGCAGCATGCAGCACAGGTGGGCATTAAGAGATCACAGGCTGTACTGTCAGCCAGGAACCTGGGAGAAACAGGAGGCAGAAGAAGCGTCAGGTACAGATCAGTCAAAGGAAACACACGGACGAGACATGGATGGAAAGACACTGAATAATGAAAGTCTGGAGCAGCTTACTGATATGGTCCACG AATTTCTGGAGAGCTTCTATATAAAATACGGTAGTTTCATTCCTCTGAGTGAGACAGATGTCCTGGAGTACCTGAAGAAGAAAGGCAACTGTGACCTCAGCAACAA GGGACTAAACATCAAAGGGGAAATGACTCGGTACAGGGCAGGGCTGGCCTCTGCTCCTATTTCGGGCTTCATGGTGATGTATAACAAACACACCCTGAGCCTGGAGGACCTTAGCACACTGGAGGACCAGAACTGGCTTAATGACCAG ATTATCAACATGTATGGAGAACTGATTATGGAGGCAACACAGCACAAA gttcatttttttaacagctttttccACAAGCAGCTGGTTGCCAAGGGTTATGAAGGTGTGAAGAGATGGACTAAAAAA GTCGATCTGTTCTCCAAGTGGCTGTTGCTAATTCCCATCCATTTAGAAATCCACTGGTCTCTCGTCacagtcaccatggcaacaaaaaCCATCAATTACTACGACAGCCAAGGCATCGTCTTCAGACACACAACAGAT AACATTATGAAGTACCTTCAGTCTGAAGCTcgagagaagaaacaaacagcTTTCCAGAAAGGCTGGAAGATCACCATCATCAAG GGTATTCCTCAGCAGAAAAATGACAGCGACTGTGGAGTTTTTGTCCTCGAG taCTGCCGTCGTCTCTCGGTGAAGCAGCCTCTGCAGTTCAGTCAGGAGGACATGCCTCGCATCCGCAAGAGACTCTACAAGGAGCTGTGTGACTGTCGCCTCAACGATTGA